In a single window of the Nycticebus coucang isolate mNycCou1 chromosome 13, mNycCou1.pri, whole genome shotgun sequence genome:
- the PENK gene encoding proenkephalin-A: MARFLGFCTWLLVLGLGLPATTVQAECTQDCATCSYRLVRPTDINFLACVMECDGKISSFKIWETCKELLQLSKSQFHQDSPSTFRESSREEENHLLGKRYGGFMKRYGGFMKKMDELYPVEPEEEVNGGEILAKRYGGFMKKDAEEDEPLANSSDLLKEILETGDNRERSHHQDGSDDVEEMSKRYGGFMRGLKRSPQLEDEAKELQKRYGGFMRRVGRPEWWMDYQKRYGGFLKRFAESLPSDEEGESYSKEVPEMEKRYGGFMRF, from the exons ATGGCGCGGTTCTTGGGATTTTGCACTTGGCTGCTGGTGCTGGGACTGGGGCTCCCGGCCACCACGGTGCAGGCGGAATGCACCCAGGACTGCGCGACATGCAGCTACCGACTGGTGCGCCCGACCGACATCAACTTCCTG GCTTGTGTGATGGAGTGTGATGGAAAAATCTCTTCCTTCAAAATTTGGGAAACCTGCAAAGAGCTCCTGCAGCTGTCCAAATCCCAGTTTCACCAAGACAGCCCCAGCACCTTCAGAGAAAGCAGCAGAGAGGAAGAGAACCACTTGCTGGGCAAAAGGTACGGGGGCTTCATGAAAAGGTACGGGGGCTTCATGAAGAAAATGGATGAGCTGTATCCTGTGGAGCCAGAAGAAGAGGTCAACGGAGGCGAAATCCTTGCCAAGCGCTATGGGGGCTTCATGAAGAAGGATGCAGAGGAGGACGAACCCCTGGCCAACTCCTCAGACCTGCTGAAGGAGATTCTGGAAACAGGGGACAACCGGGAGCGCAGCCACCACCAGGACGGCAGTGATGATGTTGAAGAGATGAGCAAGAGATACGGGGGCTTCATGAGAGGTTTAAAGAGGAGCCCCCAGCTGGAAGATGAAGCCAAAGAGCTGCAGAAGCGCTACGGGGGCTTCATGAGAAGGGTGGGTCGCCCGGAGTGGTGGATGGACTACCAGAAAAGGTATGGAGGCTTTCTGAAGCGCTTTGCTGAGTCTCTGCCCTCCGACGAAGAAGGAGAAAGTTATTCTAAAGAAGTTCCCGAAATGGAAAAAAGATATGGAGGATTTATGAGATTTTAA